A window of the Dioscorea cayenensis subsp. rotundata cultivar TDr96_F1 unplaced genomic scaffold, TDr96_F1_v2_PseudoChromosome.rev07_lg8_w22 25.fasta BLBR01000033.1, whole genome shotgun sequence genome harbors these coding sequences:
- the LOC120253311 gene encoding myricetin 3-O-rhamnosyltransferase UGT77B2-like yields MGAGRPENRPCPEPARDRPAGSMTRGLAPSPSLAQPGPTLSWSDPTISGQPISGLTVRVHDGLPDGVPQLSVLEVIDLFLGLVPRNFYKRMAAVEEEIGRVTCVVSDGFWGFAGDLAAERGALWVTHWCCCPKALLAHLCTDLLRQSAGPDGDRARVQDALDSIPGLSSMRIEDLPEGIVLSDTASSLALLKPVKKIAEGLQASGTPFLWSLKEIAWGHLPADFLDYVASRGLIVPWAPQPQVLEHSAVGAFLTHGGWNSVLDGITAGVPMIIKPYLGDQFLDARMVTDVWNIGVGFEGGVIKKDEMVNALNVILGSKRGKTMKEKINELKSMALQGIKPGGSSTKNLDALEKMVASCQHN; encoded by the exons ATGGGTGCGGGCCGTCCGGAAAATCGGCCCTGCCCGGAACCAGCCCGGGACCGGCCCGCCGGTTCAATGACCCGCGGGCTG GCACCTTCTCCTTCTTTAGCACAGCCCGGTCCAACTCTTTCCTGGTCCGATCCAACCATCTCTGGCCAACCAATCTCAGGTCTTACGGTACGTGTTCATGATGGCTTGCCGGATGGGGTCCCACAGTTATCGGTGTTGGAGGTAATTGACCTTTTCTTAGGTCTGGTACCGAGGAACTTTTACAAGAGGATGGCGGCGGTAGAGGAGGAGATTGGAAGGGTCACTTGTGTTGTTAGTGATGGTTTCTGGGGTTTTGCAGGTGATCTGGCAGCGGAGAGAGGGGCGTTGTGGGTCACACATTGGTGTTGCTGTCCCAAGGCTCTGCTGGCCCATCTGTGCACAGATTTGCTGCGACAGAGTGCCGGACCTGATGGTGATCGTG CTCGAGTCCAAGATGCTCTGGATAGCATCCCCGGTCTTTCATCCATGCGTATTGAAGACTTGCCAGAAGGCATTGTCCTCAGTGACACTGCATCATCCTTGGCCCTCCTCAAACCAGTCAAAA AGATTGCAGAAGGTTTGCAGGCTAGTGGGACTCCTTTCTTGTGGTCATTGAAGGAGATTGCATGGGGGCATTTGCCTGCTGACTTTTTGGACTATGTTGCAAGTAGAGGATTGATTGTGCCGTGGGCTCCTCAGCCTCAG GTATTAGAGCACTCAGCTGTGGGAGCATTCTTAACACACGGTGGTTGGAACTCTGTTTTAGACGGCATCACTGCTGGCGTGCCAATGATAATCAAACCTTACTTGGGGGACCAGTTTCTAGATGCGAGGATGGTTACCGATGTTTGGAATATTGGAGTGGGTTTTGAAGGTGGTGttataaaaaaagatgaaatgGTGAATGCTCTGAATGTCATTTTAGGGAGTAAGAGAGGAAAGACAATGAAGGAAAAGATAAATGAGCTGAAGTCCATGGCATTGCAAGGAATAAAGCCGGGTGGGAGCTCGACAAAAAATTTGGATGCTTTGGAGAAGATGGTTGCATCTTGCCAGCATAATTGA